Proteins encoded within one genomic window of Episyrphus balteatus chromosome 1, idEpiBalt1.1, whole genome shotgun sequence:
- the LOC129906658 gene encoding probable DNA replication complex GINS protein PSF2 translates to MDPAVIEFIGEKTTIGVIPNFSFDPIHLISGSIGPFRAGMPVHVPLWLAIHLRKQQKCRIVPPMWMELELLEEIKEEEKRSRFFTKMPSEHYMIEAQLILSTAPDDVPKCEEIRTIIKDIFDIRESKLRTSIDAFIKGEGTYAKLDNLTLLEIHSVRPILPHALDHISRYQRAAVSSQRDTSSLGLSSTSANTSSFFNSQ, encoded by the exons ATGGATCCAGCTGTAATTGAATTTATTGGTGAAAAAACAACAATTGGTGTAATACCAAATTTTTCATTCGACCCCATTCATTTGATCTCTGGAAGCATTGGACCGTTCCGAGCTGGAATGCCAGTTCATGTTCCTCTTTGGTTGGCCATTCATTtgagaaaacaacaaaaatgtcgCATTGTTCCACCAATGTGGATGGAATTGGAGTTGTTAGAAGAAATCAAAGAAGAAGAGAAGCGCTCGAG ATTCTTCACTAAAATGCCCAGCGAACATTACATGATTGAAGCTCAATTGATTCTTAGCACTGCTCCAGATGATGTACCGAAATGTGAAGAGATTCGTACAATCATTAAAGATATCTTTGACATTCGGGAGTCCAAACTACGTACTTCAATTGATGCATTTATTAAAGGCGAAGGTACCTACGCCAAATTGGATAACTTAACTTTACTTGAGATTCATAGTGTTCGACCGATATTGCCTCATGCATTGGATCACATTTCTAGGTATCAACGTGCAGCAGTGTCATCTCAAAGAGACACATCTTCTCTGGGTTTGAGTTCGACGAGTGCTAACACAAGTTCCTTCTTTAACAGTCAGTAG